The following proteins are co-located in the Zonotrichia albicollis isolate bZonAlb1 chromosome 1, bZonAlb1.hap1, whole genome shotgun sequence genome:
- the MASTL gene encoding serine/threonine-protein kinase greatwall isoform X2, translated as MAPERPGGERGDAPSPSAATAAGSTRVEVPRPPSIEEFTIVKPISRGAFGKVYLGRKAGRLYAVKVMKKADMINKNMVHQVQAERDALALSKSPFVVHLYYSLQSANNIYLVMEYLIGGDVKSLLHIYGYFDEEMAVKYISEAALALDYLHRHGIIHRDLKPDNMLISNQGHIKLTDFGLSRVTLNREINMIDILTTPSMAKPKQDYSRTPGQLLSLISSLGFYTPPVGMKVPGHKSSPPSDSPHGAVSPVPMAQKENTPLSTKLFKTHLDNSQLTPVMPARSLTPTLLQSRNRFGTSSVSSQSHTHLSSVESEIWISPRCRKGVEQSEDEPRSTTSKTSNSGSALLSSAILPNSKEVLKRKELESAISPIASNESGSRQKLGSDHLDITDTPVSTLNVKVVRKCISEDKIWKEKVFVNKGDMTYETVEISRLQQSLSRQNEPVKEEVMFEKPGVKRSFESVDTSPCQELNYVKKSNAEYKRGCQISEFAANKGTGLTTEIQSLMLCNDGCLCDTCESKEEVKSFIGNQETAERLLTPTVAKNLMCDLDADCGKDDEKEYMNSSFLVTDDEKPLDVFSADSDLLPEVSVTESHLEKQLLDLDRSVKDLSFEEAKPEGVLITSPESRDALQDGEEAHTVQNCKPVHQKKDNDQKHMEETCLDTVSSPSAKMKEALSLFKKNAVAFRSYNSPINLSNISEPCSMASLDIMDLSPACSGSYPTAITPLQKGRPYQVYQTPYRGDAGTPYRTPKSVRRGAAPVEGERILGTPDYLAPELLLTQPHGSAVDWWALGVCLFEFLTGIPPFNDETPTQVFQNILKRDIPWPEGEEKLSDNAQNAIDLLLTIDTTKRAGLKELKHHPLFHGVDWDNLQNQTMPFIPQPDDETDTSYFDARNNAQHLTVSGFSL; from the exons ATGGCACCCGAGCGGCCCGGGGGGGAGCGGGGCgatgcccccagccccagcgccgCCACAGCCGCCGGCTCGACGCGCGTCGAGGTCCCCCGGCCCCCCTCCATTGAAGAGTTCACCATCGTGAAGCCCATCAGCCGCGGCGCCTTCGGGAAGGTGTACCTGGGCCGCAAGGCGGGCCGGCTCTATGCCGTGAAG gtGATGAAAAAAGCAGACATGATCAACAAAAACATGGTTCACCAGGTGCAGGCAGAGAGGGATGCACTGGCTCTCAGTAAAAGTCCTTTCGTTGTGCACTTATACTACTCACTTCAGTCAGCAAACAACATCTATTTA GTGATGGAGTACCTTATTGGTGGAGATGTCAAATCTCTTCTGCATATTTATGGATATTTTGATGAAGAAATGGCTGTTAAATATATTTCTGAAGCAGCATTGGCTCTTGACTATCTTCATAGGCATGGAATAATCCACAg GGACTTGAAGCCAGACAATATGCTCATTTCTAATCAGGGACATATAAAGTTGACAGACTTTGGGCTTTCCAGAGTTACTCTGAACAGAG AGATAAATATGATAGATATCCTTACTACCCCATCAATGGCAAAGCCAAAACAGGACTATTCACGTACTCCAGGACAACTGTTGTCTCTTATCAGTTCTCTGGGCTTT TATACTCCTCCTGTAGGAATGAAAGTGCCAGGGCACAAATCGAGTCCACCATCCGACAGTCCGCATGGAGCAGTTTCTCCTGTACCTATGGCCCAGAAGGAAAATACCCCTCTTTCAACTAAATTGTTCAAAACAC atCTGGATAATTCTCAATTAACACCTGTGATGCCAGCGAGGAGTTTAACTCCTACTCTGCTTCAGTCAAGAAACAGGTTTGGTACCTCCAGTGTCAGTAGTCAGTCTCACACACACCTGTCCAGTGTGGAATCAGAAATCTGGATCAGCCCCAGGTGCAGGAAAGGTGTAGAG CAAAGTGAAGATGAACCTCGTTCTACAACATCCAAAACTAGTAACAGTGGGTCAGCTCTCCTTTCAAGTGCTATATTGCCAAATAGCAAAGAAGTTTTAAAGAGGAAAGAACTTGAGTCTGCCATTTCTCCCATTGCCAGCAATGAGTCTGGCAGCAGGCAGAAGCTGGGAAGTGATCATTTGGATATAACAGATACTCCTGTGAGCACTCTGAATGTGAAAGTAGTAAGAAAGTGTATTTCTGAAGACAagatttggaaagaaaaagtcTTTGTAAATAAAGGAGACATGACTTATGAAACAGTGGAGATTTCCAGACTACAACAATCGCTTTCAAGGCAGAATGAGCCTGTGAAAGAGGAAGTAATGTTTGAAAAGCCAGGTGTAAAAAGAAGCTTTGAATCGGTTGACACTAGTCCTTGTCAGGAACTTAACTATGTTAAAAAAAGCAATGCAGAATATAAACGTGGCTGTCAGATCTCAGAGTTTGCTGCAAACAAAGGGACAGGTTTGACAACAGAAATTCAATCCTTAATGCTTTGTAATGATGGATGCCTTTGTGACACCTGTGAAAGCAAGGAAGAAGTTAAGAGTTTTATTGGTAACCAGGAAACAGCAGAAAGATTGCTTACTCCAACTGTAGCTAAAAATCTTATGTGTGATCTGGATGCAGACTGCGGGAAGGATGATGAAAAGGAGTACATGAACTCCAGTTTTTTGGTCACTGATGATGAAAAACCTTTAGATGTCTTCAGTGCAGATTCTGACTTACTTCCTGAAGTGTCTGTTACAGAAAGCCATCTAGAAAAACAGCTTTTAGATTTGGACAGAAGTGTTAAAGACCTCTCCTTTGAGGAAGCAAAACCTGAAGGTGTGCTGATAACATCACCAGAGTCCCGAGATGCCTTACAGGATGGAGAGGAGGCACATACAGTCCAGAACTGCAAGCCAGTGCATCAGAAAAAGGATAATGACCAGAAACACATGGAAGAAACTTGCCTTGACACTGTATCTTCTCCTTCAGCAAAGATGAAGGAAGCACTGAGTCTCTTCAAAAAAAATGCCGTTGCTTTTCGGAGTTATAATAGTCCAATCAATCTATCCAATATATCTGAGCCATGCAGCATGGCTTCCTTAGATATAATGGATCTTTCACCTGCCTGCAGTGGCTCTTACCCAACAGCTATCACTCCATTACAGAAAGGAAGACCATATCAGGTCTATCAG ACCCCTTACCGGGGGGATGCTGGCACACCGTACAGGACTCCAAAGAGCGTTCGAAGAGGAGCTGCCCCCGTGGAGGGGGAGCGcatcctggggaccccagacTACCTGGCACCTGAGCTGCTTCTGACACAGCCTCATG GTTCTGCTGTAGACTGGTGGGCCCTTGGAGTTTGTCTGTTTGAGTTTCTAACGGGAATTCCACCTTTTAACGATGAAACACCAACACAGGTCTTCCAAAATATATTGAAAAGAG ACATTCCCTGGCCTGAGGGTGAAGAAAAGCTGTCTGATAATGCCCAGAATGCAATAGATCTTCTTCTAACAATTGACACTACGAAGAGGGCTGGACTGAAGG AGCTGAAGCATCACCCCCTCTTTCACGGGGTGGACTGGGATAATCTCCAGAACCAGACGATGCCATTTATACCTCAGCCCGATGATGAGACTGACACCTCTTACTTTGATGCTAGAAACAATGCTCAGCACCTGACTGTGTCTGGATTTAGCTTATAG
- the MASTL gene encoding serine/threonine-protein kinase greatwall isoform X1, which produces MAPERPGGERGDAPSPSAATAAGSTRVEVPRPPSIEEFTIVKPISRGAFGKVYLGRKAGRLYAVKVMKKADMINKNMVHQVQAERDALALSKSPFVVHLYYSLQSANNIYLVMEYLIGGDVKSLLHIYGYFDEEMAVKYISEAALALDYLHRHGIIHRDLKPDNMLISNQGHIKLTDFGLSRVTLNREINMIDILTTPSMAKPKQDYSRTPGQLLSLISSLGFYTPPVGMKVPGHKSSPPSDSPHGAVSPVPMAQKENTPLSTKLFKTHLDNSQLTPVMPARSLTPTLLQSRNRFGTSSVSSQSHTHLSSVESEIWISPRCRKGVEQSEDEPRSTTSKTSNSGSALLSSAILPNSKEVLKRKELESAISPIASNESGSRQKLGSDHLDITDTPVSTLNVKVVRKCISEDKIWKEKVFVNKGDMTYETVEISRLQQSLSRQNEPVKEEVMFEKPGVKRSFESVDTSPCQELNYVKKSNAEYKRGCQISEFAANKGTGLTTEIQSLMLCNDGCLCDTCESKEEVKSFIGNQETAERLLTPTVAKNLMCDLDADCGKDDEKEYMNSSFLVTDDEKPLDVFSADSDLLPEVSVTESHLEKQLLDLDRSVKDLSFEEAKPEGVLITSPESRDALQDGEEAHTVQNCKPVHQKKDNDQKHMEETCLDTVSSPSAKMKEALSLFKKNAVAFRSYNSPINLSNISEPCSMASLDIMDLSPACSGSYPTAITPLQKGRPYQVYQTPYRGDAGTPYRTPKSVRRGAAPVEGERILGTPDYLAPELLLTQPHGTLISGSAVDWWALGVCLFEFLTGIPPFNDETPTQVFQNILKRDIPWPEGEEKLSDNAQNAIDLLLTIDTTKRAGLKELKHHPLFHGVDWDNLQNQTMPFIPQPDDETDTSYFDARNNAQHLTVSGFSL; this is translated from the exons ATGGCACCCGAGCGGCCCGGGGGGGAGCGGGGCgatgcccccagccccagcgccgCCACAGCCGCCGGCTCGACGCGCGTCGAGGTCCCCCGGCCCCCCTCCATTGAAGAGTTCACCATCGTGAAGCCCATCAGCCGCGGCGCCTTCGGGAAGGTGTACCTGGGCCGCAAGGCGGGCCGGCTCTATGCCGTGAAG gtGATGAAAAAAGCAGACATGATCAACAAAAACATGGTTCACCAGGTGCAGGCAGAGAGGGATGCACTGGCTCTCAGTAAAAGTCCTTTCGTTGTGCACTTATACTACTCACTTCAGTCAGCAAACAACATCTATTTA GTGATGGAGTACCTTATTGGTGGAGATGTCAAATCTCTTCTGCATATTTATGGATATTTTGATGAAGAAATGGCTGTTAAATATATTTCTGAAGCAGCATTGGCTCTTGACTATCTTCATAGGCATGGAATAATCCACAg GGACTTGAAGCCAGACAATATGCTCATTTCTAATCAGGGACATATAAAGTTGACAGACTTTGGGCTTTCCAGAGTTACTCTGAACAGAG AGATAAATATGATAGATATCCTTACTACCCCATCAATGGCAAAGCCAAAACAGGACTATTCACGTACTCCAGGACAACTGTTGTCTCTTATCAGTTCTCTGGGCTTT TATACTCCTCCTGTAGGAATGAAAGTGCCAGGGCACAAATCGAGTCCACCATCCGACAGTCCGCATGGAGCAGTTTCTCCTGTACCTATGGCCCAGAAGGAAAATACCCCTCTTTCAACTAAATTGTTCAAAACAC atCTGGATAATTCTCAATTAACACCTGTGATGCCAGCGAGGAGTTTAACTCCTACTCTGCTTCAGTCAAGAAACAGGTTTGGTACCTCCAGTGTCAGTAGTCAGTCTCACACACACCTGTCCAGTGTGGAATCAGAAATCTGGATCAGCCCCAGGTGCAGGAAAGGTGTAGAG CAAAGTGAAGATGAACCTCGTTCTACAACATCCAAAACTAGTAACAGTGGGTCAGCTCTCCTTTCAAGTGCTATATTGCCAAATAGCAAAGAAGTTTTAAAGAGGAAAGAACTTGAGTCTGCCATTTCTCCCATTGCCAGCAATGAGTCTGGCAGCAGGCAGAAGCTGGGAAGTGATCATTTGGATATAACAGATACTCCTGTGAGCACTCTGAATGTGAAAGTAGTAAGAAAGTGTATTTCTGAAGACAagatttggaaagaaaaagtcTTTGTAAATAAAGGAGACATGACTTATGAAACAGTGGAGATTTCCAGACTACAACAATCGCTTTCAAGGCAGAATGAGCCTGTGAAAGAGGAAGTAATGTTTGAAAAGCCAGGTGTAAAAAGAAGCTTTGAATCGGTTGACACTAGTCCTTGTCAGGAACTTAACTATGTTAAAAAAAGCAATGCAGAATATAAACGTGGCTGTCAGATCTCAGAGTTTGCTGCAAACAAAGGGACAGGTTTGACAACAGAAATTCAATCCTTAATGCTTTGTAATGATGGATGCCTTTGTGACACCTGTGAAAGCAAGGAAGAAGTTAAGAGTTTTATTGGTAACCAGGAAACAGCAGAAAGATTGCTTACTCCAACTGTAGCTAAAAATCTTATGTGTGATCTGGATGCAGACTGCGGGAAGGATGATGAAAAGGAGTACATGAACTCCAGTTTTTTGGTCACTGATGATGAAAAACCTTTAGATGTCTTCAGTGCAGATTCTGACTTACTTCCTGAAGTGTCTGTTACAGAAAGCCATCTAGAAAAACAGCTTTTAGATTTGGACAGAAGTGTTAAAGACCTCTCCTTTGAGGAAGCAAAACCTGAAGGTGTGCTGATAACATCACCAGAGTCCCGAGATGCCTTACAGGATGGAGAGGAGGCACATACAGTCCAGAACTGCAAGCCAGTGCATCAGAAAAAGGATAATGACCAGAAACACATGGAAGAAACTTGCCTTGACACTGTATCTTCTCCTTCAGCAAAGATGAAGGAAGCACTGAGTCTCTTCAAAAAAAATGCCGTTGCTTTTCGGAGTTATAATAGTCCAATCAATCTATCCAATATATCTGAGCCATGCAGCATGGCTTCCTTAGATATAATGGATCTTTCACCTGCCTGCAGTGGCTCTTACCCAACAGCTATCACTCCATTACAGAAAGGAAGACCATATCAGGTCTATCAG ACCCCTTACCGGGGGGATGCTGGCACACCGTACAGGACTCCAAAGAGCGTTCGAAGAGGAGCTGCCCCCGTGGAGGGGGAGCGcatcctggggaccccagacTACCTGGCACCTGAGCTGCTTCTGACACAGCCTCATG GGACTCTGATCTCTG GTTCTGCTGTAGACTGGTGGGCCCTTGGAGTTTGTCTGTTTGAGTTTCTAACGGGAATTCCACCTTTTAACGATGAAACACCAACACAGGTCTTCCAAAATATATTGAAAAGAG ACATTCCCTGGCCTGAGGGTGAAGAAAAGCTGTCTGATAATGCCCAGAATGCAATAGATCTTCTTCTAACAATTGACACTACGAAGAGGGCTGGACTGAAGG AGCTGAAGCATCACCCCCTCTTTCACGGGGTGGACTGGGATAATCTCCAGAACCAGACGATGCCATTTATACCTCAGCCCGATGATGAGACTGACACCTCTTACTTTGATGCTAGAAACAATGCTCAGCACCTGACTGTGTCTGGATTTAGCTTATAG